One part of the Vicia villosa cultivar HV-30 ecotype Madison, WI linkage group LG6, Vvil1.0, whole genome shotgun sequence genome encodes these proteins:
- the LOC131611252 gene encoding uncharacterized protein LOC131611252 encodes MASIFNILFLTLFLALAFQAYGQPCALSAIEVKQTKTSGSVWNVTVTNTCICTQTEVKFNVNGFKSSTPVDPAIFSQDGLLIQGAPLYGFKSVSFTYTSDSQFAFKPISSQVACS; translated from the exons ATGGCTTCTATTTTCAACATTCTTTTCCTCACTCTCTTCCTTGCCCTAGCTTTCCAAG CTTATGGACAACCCTGTGCTTTGAGTGCTATTGAGGTTAAACAAACCAAAACATCAGGCTCAGTGTGGAATGTTACTGTGACCAACACCTGTATTTGCACTCAAACTGAAGTGAAGTTCAATGTCAATGGATTTAAATCAAGCACACCTGTTGATCCAGCAATATTTAGCCAAGATGGTCTTCTCATTCAAGGAGCACCACTTTATGGATTTAAATCTGTCTCCTTCACCTATACTTCTGATTCTCAATTTgcatttaaaccaatttcttcccAAGTTGCATGTTCTTAG